One Gloeothece verrucosa PCC 7822 DNA window includes the following coding sequences:
- a CDS encoding Arm DNA-binding domain-containing protein, with protein MLTNHEKAKNKSVIVQSNRGWLRLQLPRLVARQMGKERAFIYLGLADTPENRQRAEIKAKLIQDDILHEEFDFSLEKYKPSSHPKLHLTVVQSINKKELSTIKLFEKYLEFKQSTLKESSLHYLRTSIYNYLEKCPCKSLDKPLDIRAWFLENTTNSMTKRILTHLNAAVKWGIKYKLINLKISPFEGMSQELPPHNWEKDPQPNAFTQAEKQAIIKAFEEHQGNWNGKGWTGFAYSYYAPLVKFWFMTGCRPSEGIGLTWGQIDEDCSVIIFNHAQVQLGGGRIVPSEGSKNSRYRKPRKFPCSQSLHDLLISIKPNNPKPSDSVFPSPKGKVINYSNFCKKAWDRIVDPIVRRNSTPYCCRDTFISEQIAQGISPEIIARWVDSSAETIRKHYLDDKLLGHLRPIDTF; from the coding sequence ATGTTGACCAATCACGAAAAAGCTAAAAACAAATCAGTCATCGTTCAATCTAATAGGGGCTGGCTACGGCTACAGCTTCCCCGCTTAGTAGCTAGGCAAATGGGCAAAGAGCGAGCTTTTATTTATTTGGGGCTGGCTGATACCCCCGAGAATCGTCAACGAGCCGAAATTAAAGCCAAGCTGATCCAAGACGATATTCTTCATGAAGAGTTTGATTTCTCTCTGGAAAAGTACAAGCCGTCCTCTCATCCTAAGCTCCATCTGACGGTTGTACAGTCTATCAATAAAAAAGAACTGTCAACCATTAAGCTTTTTGAAAAATATCTAGAATTCAAACAATCTACTCTTAAGGAATCAAGCCTTCACTACCTACGGACAAGTATTTATAACTATCTTGAAAAATGCCCTTGTAAATCTTTAGACAAGCCCCTAGATATCAGAGCTTGGTTTCTAGAAAATACTACTAACAGTATGACAAAGCGGATATTGACTCACTTAAACGCTGCGGTTAAATGGGGAATTAAATACAAATTAATTAATTTAAAAATCTCTCCTTTTGAAGGGATGTCACAGGAATTGCCGCCGCATAACTGGGAAAAAGACCCACAGCCAAACGCTTTTACTCAAGCTGAAAAACAAGCTATCATAAAAGCTTTTGAAGAACATCAAGGAAACTGGAACGGCAAAGGCTGGACGGGTTTTGCTTATTCGTATTACGCGCCCCTGGTCAAATTTTGGTTTATGACCGGTTGCCGTCCAAGTGAGGGAATAGGGTTGACTTGGGGGCAAATTGACGAGGATTGCTCTGTTATTATTTTTAATCATGCTCAAGTTCAATTGGGGGGTGGCAGAATTGTTCCTTCTGAAGGGTCTAAAAATTCTCGATATCGCAAACCAAGAAAATTTCCTTGCTCTCAATCTCTTCATGATTTATTGATATCTATCAAACCAAACAACCCTAAACCATCGGACTCTGTTTTTCCTAGTCCCAAGGGGAAGGTAATTAATTATAGTAATTTTTGTAAAAAAGCTTGGGATAGAATAGTTGACCCCATAGTACGGCGTAATTCAACACCCTACTGTTGTCGGGATACTTTCATAAGTGAGCAAATCGCCCAGGGGATTAGCCCTGAGATAATTGCTCGATGGGTTGATTCTTCTGCTGAAACAATTCGCAAACATTATTTAGATGACAAACTTTTAGGACATCTTAGACCCATTGACACTTTTTAG
- a CDS encoding CocE/NonD family hydrolase, giving the protein MFRVIQESTSMLTRDGIRLDADIYYPDSSEKFPILLMRQPYGRKIASTVVYAHPIWYASHGYIVIIQDVRGRGTSEGEFKLFAHEIEDGIDTINWASELPKSTGHIGMYGFSYQGMTQLYAALSQPEALKTICPSMIAYDLYSEWAYENGAFCLQINLAWAIQLSAETARLRGDEKTFQQLYSLSRNLPLSDPFTANPAIFQQLAADSFYHDWLNHPYADDYWQKLSPKKKMQNVDLPMLHIGGWFDPYLRGTLNLYHDMANRSQHPQHLIIGPWAHLPWGRKVGAKDYGKEATSSIDLLQIRWFDYFLKGKDTGIFAQSPITLFEMGSNQWRHFDQYPNHAQKTFYLTSNGLASIRDSDGKLSESPPSFSAEDILIHDPWRPVPTLGGHAAIPAGPFERSSLDCRTDILTYTSDPLEQDLTIVGDIAAEIYCTADVPSFDLCVILSEVYPDGRVYNFTQGYKRIETEEFPLKIPLQATCIKIAQGDCLRLSLSAACFPAYPVNSGTGKLPFEERLIENKIITLKISYEVNYKSLIRVNITPMNPNF; this is encoded by the coding sequence ATGTTTCGAGTGATTCAAGAATCTACCTCAATGCTAACCCGTGATGGGATTAGACTCGATGCTGATATTTATTATCCTGATAGTTCGGAAAAATTTCCGATCCTGTTAATGCGCCAACCCTACGGCAGAAAAATCGCCTCTACCGTTGTCTATGCTCACCCGATTTGGTATGCTTCTCATGGCTATATTGTCATCATTCAAGATGTCAGAGGAAGAGGTACATCTGAGGGAGAATTTAAATTATTTGCCCATGAAATAGAAGACGGAATTGATACGATTAATTGGGCTTCAGAACTTCCTAAAAGCACCGGACACATAGGAATGTATGGATTTTCCTATCAAGGAATGACTCAACTTTATGCCGCCCTTAGCCAACCCGAAGCCTTAAAAACCATTTGCCCCTCAATGATTGCTTATGATTTATATAGTGAGTGGGCTTATGAAAACGGTGCATTTTGTTTACAAATTAACCTCGCTTGGGCCATTCAACTCTCTGCCGAAACCGCCCGTCTTCGAGGAGATGAAAAAACCTTTCAACAGTTATATTCTTTGTCGCGCAACTTACCCTTATCTGACCCTTTTACTGCTAATCCGGCCATTTTTCAACAATTAGCCGCCGACTCATTTTATCACGATTGGTTAAATCATCCCTATGCCGATGACTACTGGCAAAAACTATCCCCTAAAAAAAAGATGCAAAATGTCGATTTACCCATGTTACATATTGGCGGCTGGTTTGACCCCTATTTGCGAGGAACACTTAACCTTTATCATGACATGGCTAACCGTTCCCAACATCCTCAACATTTAATCATTGGCCCTTGGGCCCATTTACCTTGGGGGCGAAAAGTGGGGGCAAAAGATTATGGAAAAGAAGCAACCAGTTCCATTGATCTTTTACAAATTCGATGGTTTGATTATTTTCTCAAAGGAAAAGACACCGGCATCTTTGCTCAATCTCCGATTACTTTATTTGAAATGGGCAGCAACCAATGGCGGCACTTTGATCAATATCCCAATCATGCTCAAAAAACCTTTTATTTAACCAGTAACGGATTAGCAAGTATCCGAGATTCAGACGGAAAATTAAGCGAATCTCCCCCTTCTTTTAGCGCAGAAGATATCCTCATTCATGACCCTTGGCGACCTGTTCCCACATTAGGCGGTCATGCGGCTATACCTGCGGGGCCTTTTGAACGGTCTAGTCTCGACTGCCGCACTGATATCTTAACCTATACCAGTGACCCCCTAGAACAAGATTTAACCATTGTCGGGGATATAGCCGCCGAAATTTATTGTACAGCCGATGTTCCAAGTTTTGATCTGTGTGTCATTTTATCTGAAGTTTATCCCGATGGCAGAGTTTATAACTTTACTCAAGGATATAAACGCATTGAAACAGAAGAATTTCCCCTAAAAATTCCCCTGCAAGCAACTTGTATAAAAATTGCTCAAGGGGACTGTTTAAGATTGAGTTTAAGTGCTGCCTGTTTTCCCGCTTATCCCGTTAATTCCGGCACGGGCAAGCTACCTTTTGAAGAAAGACTAATAGAAAACAAAATTATTACACTAAAGATAAGTTATGAGGTTAATTATAAGTCTCTGATTAGGGTCAATATCACTCCTATGAATCCTAATTTTTAA
- a CDS encoding DUF4278 domain-containing protein encodes MKLTYRGVNYEPEPATVEYYQGEIGGQYRGQDWHYRYPKHIPQLRPKLYRQYRGVSYSTRPVPYAENPVQESTTGGNCCPLTHQKPRRVYVDQTALVHLDNIRRNLERRLAVAKAKGDETLISLLEQESQQLAFKN; translated from the coding sequence ATGAAACTAACCTATCGAGGTGTCAATTACGAACCTGAACCAGCAACTGTAGAATACTATCAAGGGGAAATTGGCGGTCAATATCGGGGACAAGATTGGCACTATCGCTATCCTAAACATATTCCTCAGCTTCGGCCAAAACTCTATAGACAGTATCGAGGAGTAAGTTATAGCACTCGTCCTGTTCCTTATGCAGAAAATCCTGTTCAAGAATCAACCACCGGGGGAAATTGTTGCCCACTAACCCATCAAAAGCCGCGCAGAGTTTATGTGGATCAAACCGCTTTGGTGCATTTAGATAATATTCGTCGAAATTTGGAACGCCGCCTAGCAGTAGCGAAAGCTAAGGGAGATGAAACCTTAATTAGTCTGTTGGAACAAGAATCTCAACAACTGGCTTTTAAAAATTAG
- a CDS encoding sugar transferase, producing MDKPSPTSKRIASDIRATDQFHWFTHDQKQRYYSLCLLSSDVLALAAAWKIAHFLNHFYSPIPPQLNWWEWWGMPSLFWLLVSVILVFFAYGGLYSSSKKAQNYVRAAKLVSAVYLLSLVIAYFYDPKLDPPRSLFFTAWLSSVFIVVGFRLFITLIVNQFERRNQPEIPVFVIAPASRLQKLAAILERRSAYKVVGAALACTANTSATLTAIYHSGAEEVLAEGIPETALASTLFWNLRRAGIRLRLLPSSREILYRRGVPEIVAGIPSLRVETPFVLGLDYRMKRILDFFGALFGLIILSPLLLGVAIAIKLSDPGPVFFRQERIGLQGKIFQMWKFRTMVVNAAQLQQQLEAENITQDGIMFKLKHDPRIIPIGHFLRRTSIDELPQLFNVVIGQMSLVGPRPLPLRDVERFEPWHHIRHQVLPGITGLWQISGRSDIEDFNDAARLDLYYIDNWSLNLDLDILVETVRLVLFGKGAY from the coding sequence ATGGACAAACCTTCACCCACAAGCAAACGAATAGCATCAGATATTCGAGCTACGGATCAGTTTCATTGGTTCACCCACGATCAAAAACAAAGATACTACAGCTTATGCTTGCTCTCGAGTGACGTATTGGCCTTAGCCGCCGCTTGGAAAATAGCCCACTTCCTCAATCACTTTTACTCTCCGATACCTCCTCAGTTAAATTGGTGGGAGTGGTGGGGAATGCCCAGTTTGTTTTGGCTGTTAGTGAGTGTTATCCTCGTCTTTTTTGCTTATGGCGGCCTTTACAGTTCTTCTAAGAAGGCTCAAAACTATGTGCGTGCGGCTAAATTAGTCAGTGCGGTTTATTTATTGTCGCTGGTGATAGCTTACTTTTATGACCCTAAACTAGACCCACCAAGGTCCCTATTTTTTACCGCTTGGTTGAGCAGTGTATTCATCGTGGTGGGTTTTCGGCTGTTTATTACCTTAATCGTCAATCAATTTGAACGGCGCAATCAGCCAGAAATTCCCGTTTTTGTCATAGCACCTGCTTCACGCTTACAAAAATTAGCGGCAATTTTAGAAAGACGTTCTGCTTATAAAGTGGTGGGAGCCGCCTTAGCCTGTACAGCCAACACCTCTGCCACCTTAACGGCAATTTATCATTCAGGTGCCGAAGAAGTCTTAGCAGAAGGCATACCAGAGACAGCATTAGCCTCAACCTTGTTTTGGAATTTACGCCGCGCCGGTATTAGATTACGTCTGCTCCCCTCAAGTCGAGAAATTCTCTATCGTCGAGGAGTACCAGAAATTGTGGCAGGAATCCCAAGCTTAAGAGTAGAAACCCCTTTTGTTTTGGGATTAGATTATCGGATGAAGCGGATACTAGACTTTTTTGGTGCTTTGTTCGGTTTGATTATCTTATCTCCTCTTTTGCTCGGAGTTGCCATCGCCATTAAACTGAGTGATCCGGGTCCGGTATTTTTCCGCCAAGAACGCATTGGCTTACAGGGTAAGATCTTTCAAATGTGGAAATTTCGCACAATGGTAGTTAACGCCGCACAACTTCAGCAACAATTAGAAGCAGAAAATATCACTCAAGATGGGATTATGTTTAAACTCAAACATGATCCTCGTATTATACCTATCGGCCATTTTTTACGACGCACCAGTATTGATGAACTGCCTCAACTCTTCAATGTGGTCATCGGTCAAATGAGTTTAGTTGGTCCTCGTCCTTTACCGCTACGGGATGTGGAACGCTTTGAACCTTGGCATCACATTCGTCATCAAGTCCTACCGGGTATTACTGGTCTCTGGCAAATTTCAGGACGTTCTGATATTGAAGACTTTAATGATGCGGCTCGTCTGGACCTTTACTATATTGATAACTGGTCACTCAACTTAGATTTAGATATTTTAGTAGAAACAGTCAGATTGGTGCTGTTTGGCAAAGGAGCCTATTAA
- the solA gene encoding N-methyl-L-tryptophan oxidase has translation MTHNFDVIVIGAGGVGSAVAYYLAQRQQRVLVLEQFELNHKLGSSYGYSRVIRYAYDNPIYIELMRSAYPLWFALQEEAGESLLIKTGQLDLGLPHTRSLKELAESMEAAKIAYERLNAQEIQQRFPQFQLPPQMEALYQADTGILKASQCVLSHLRLAKKYGAVICENTAVTEIHVQSDHVEIKTSQDRYFADKLVLTAGSWSKQILAQMGVDLPLTIMPCQFGFFAAQNPEDFQPGKFPVFLAHWLDDAGEFPYGLPICEHSGVKISTFYGWETVDDVKAVDYTPSDIWIEKLRKFIAQYIPGANGELLETRRCLYTMTPDKDFIIDFLPQHHHVLVAAGFSGHGFKFTTLVGSILADLAMRGTTEHEIGLFNLSRFL, from the coding sequence TTATTACTTGGCTCAACGTCAACAACGAGTGCTAGTCTTAGAACAGTTTGAACTTAATCATAAACTTGGCAGTTCTTACGGTTATTCTAGGGTCATTCGTTATGCTTATGATAACCCAATTTATATTGAGTTAATGCGTTCTGCTTATCCTCTCTGGTTTGCACTACAAGAGGAAGCCGGGGAAAGTCTTTTGATTAAAACGGGACAATTAGACCTAGGTTTACCCCATACCCGCAGTTTAAAAGAACTGGCTGAAAGTATGGAAGCGGCTAAGATCGCTTATGAACGGTTGAATGCTCAAGAAATACAGCAAAGATTCCCGCAATTTCAGCTACCCCCTCAGATGGAAGCCTTATATCAAGCTGATACCGGCATTCTTAAGGCCTCTCAATGTGTGTTATCTCATCTGCGTTTAGCGAAAAAATATGGAGCCGTTATTTGTGAAAATACTGCCGTTACTGAAATTCACGTTCAGTCTGATCACGTGGAAATAAAAACAAGTCAAGATAGGTATTTTGCGGATAAACTGGTGCTGACTGCGGGGAGTTGGTCTAAACAAATTTTGGCTCAAATGGGTGTTGATTTACCTTTGACAATTATGCCTTGTCAGTTTGGCTTTTTTGCCGCTCAAAATCCTGAAGATTTTCAGCCGGGTAAATTTCCCGTTTTTTTAGCTCATTGGCTAGATGATGCGGGAGAGTTTCCCTATGGTTTACCGATTTGTGAGCATTCTGGTGTAAAAATTTCTACGTTTTATGGATGGGAAACGGTAGATGATGTTAAGGCAGTTGATTATACTCCCTCGGATATTTGGATAGAAAAATTGAGAAAGTTTATTGCCCAATATATTCCGGGTGCTAATGGGGAATTGCTAGAAACTCGCCGATGCTTATATACGATGACTCCTGATAAGGATTTTATTATTGATTTTCTTCCTCAACACCATCATGTTTTAGTGGCGGCTGGTTTTTCGGGTCATGGCTTTAAGTTTACTACCTTAGTGGGCAGTATTTTAGCTGATTTGGCCATGAGAGGCACAACCGAACATGAGATTGGTTTGTTTAATCTTTCTCGGTTTTTATGA